From the Lathyrus oleraceus cultivar Zhongwan6 chromosome 4, CAAS_Psat_ZW6_1.0, whole genome shotgun sequence genome, one window contains:
- the LOC127137305 gene encoding secreted RxLR effector protein 161-like — MLTGTCEHEIAKLKKELMNGFEMTELGNMVYFLGMEIMYSKKGIILHQLKYELELLKKFKLLNCKVVVTPADTNQKLDSDSDGDDVYETMFKQLVGSLRYLCNIIPDICYAVGIVSRFMSKPKWSHYQTAVRILRYIKGTLKYGVLFPFGAETNSELLSYSDSDWCGDRVDIRSTYGYLFKFLGSPISWCSKKQPVVAL; from the coding sequence atgCTAACAGGGACTTGTGAACATGAGATAGCTAAGTTAAAGAAGGAGTTGATGAATGGGTTTGAGATGACCGAGCTTGGAAATATGGTttattttctagggatggagatTATGTACTCTAAGAAAGGCATAATTTTACATCAGCTgaaatatgaacttgagcttTTGAAGAAATTTAAGCTGCTGAATTGTAAAGTTGTTGTCACACCtgctgatacaaatcagaaattAGATTCTGATTCTGATGGTGATGATGTATATGAGACAATGTTCAAGCAGTTGGTAGggtctctgaggtatttgtgtaatatCATACCTGATATTTGTTATGCAGTTGGAATAgtgagtaggtttatgagtaaACCGAAATGGTCTCATTACCAAACTGCTGTCAGAATTCTGAGGTATATAAAAGGAACActgaagtatggagttttgttccctttTGGTGCTGAAACTAACTCAGAACTTCTGAGTTACTCAGATTCTGActggtgtggagacagagttgacatAAGAAGTACTTATGGATACTTGTTTAAGTTTCTGGGAAgtcctatttcttggtgttccaagaagcaaccagttGTTGCTTTATAA